One Thermoplasmata archaeon genomic window carries:
- a CDS encoding AsnC family transcriptional regulator, which produces MRNILNKNENKFKIDETDLKIIGILQKYGRTSDSEIARELKVSNDTIKRRRERLEKEGIITVKALLDPKKFGFLFHIHAAISTKPQTNSNQLIEKLMQIKGVYYIATSLGPSHNILTHFRGKSSEDLYEFLEWLRKQDEVQSIDVNTVYDVIKSGYRDIPLDELF; this is translated from the coding sequence ATGAGAAATATACTTAATAAAAATGAAAATAAATTCAAAATTGATGAAACGGATCTCAAAATTATCGGAATTTTGCAGAAATATGGAAGAACATCTGATTCAGAGATTGCGCGAGAGCTAAAGGTTTCGAATGATACTATCAAGAGAAGAAGAGAAAGACTTGAAAAAGAGGGGATCATAACAGTTAAAGCACTTTTAGATCCAAAGAAGTTTGGCTTTCTTTTTCATATTCATGCGGCTATATCTACCAAGCCTCAAACAAATAGCAACCAGCTGATCGAGAAATTGATGCAGATTAAGGGAGTGTATTATATTGCAACATCTCTCGGACCTTCACATAATATCCTCACACATTTCAGAGGAAAGAGCAGTGAAGATCTTTACGAGTTCCTAGAATGGCTCAGAAAACAGGATGAAGTTCAGAGTATAGATGTCAACACGGTATACGATGTGATCAAGTCTGGGTACAGGGATATACCTTTAGATGAGCTTTTTTAA